In the genome of Tannockella kyphosi, one region contains:
- a CDS encoding MATE family efflux transporter: MRKREINLIDGVIWKSILFFAMPLLIGNLFQQMYSTVDSYVVGNYVGTTALASVGASTPIINVLIGFFMGLSAGAGVVIAQRYGARNLEGVKTGIHTAMALTIFMTVVLTIIGVFVCDDILRLIAVPDDIFQTSYLYLKIYFLGIGFTLLYNLGSGVLRALGDSKRPIYFLIIASILNVILDILFVKYLGMGVAGVAIATMISQAVSSFLVLLVLLNLDYAIRLNIKKIAFDYPTLIKMIKIGLPTAIQQSVISLSNVIVQSYINTFGSYVVAGYSAGLRIDGFIVLPVQSINMSITTFVGQNIGAKKYDRVKKGARCALIMLAIIIFVLCVFLYLFGEAALALFDSTPEVVAAGRTLQLCFIPFYIILPIVQVYSGVLYGAGKSTIPMCLTIFNFVILRQIYLYIMVPITGSLATIFYGWPITWITCAIMFLIYYHRVSWLPEE, encoded by the coding sequence ATGAGAAAAAGAGAAATTAATTTAATAGATGGGGTTATTTGGAAATCTATTTTATTTTTTGCAATGCCATTATTAATTGGTAATTTATTTCAACAAATGTATAGTACCGTTGATTCTTATGTAGTTGGTAATTATGTTGGGACCACGGCACTAGCTTCAGTTGGAGCTAGTACACCAATTATTAATGTGTTAATAGGATTTTTTATGGGACTTTCAGCTGGAGCAGGAGTTGTTATAGCGCAAAGATATGGTGCTAGAAACTTAGAAGGTGTAAAAACAGGGATTCATACAGCAATGGCATTAACCATTTTTATGACCGTTGTTTTAACAATTATTGGTGTTTTTGTTTGTGATGATATTTTACGGTTAATAGCTGTTCCAGATGATATATTTCAAACATCCTATTTATATTTAAAGATATATTTTTTAGGAATTGGTTTTACTTTATTGTATAATCTAGGCTCAGGGGTTTTAAGAGCGTTAGGGGATAGCAAAAGACCTATCTATTTTTTGATTATTGCTAGTATTTTAAATGTTATTTTAGATATTTTATTTGTAAAATATCTAGGAATGGGAGTTGCAGGAGTTGCTATAGCAACAATGATTTCTCAAGCAGTAAGTTCTTTTTTAGTGTTGTTAGTATTACTTAATTTAGATTATGCTATTAGATTAAATATTAAAAAAATAGCTTTTGATTATCCAACACTTATTAAGATGATTAAAATTGGGTTACCGACAGCTATTCAACAAAGTGTTATTTCTTTATCGAATGTAATAGTTCAATCTTATATTAATACATTTGGATCTTATGTAGTAGCAGGATACTCAGCAGGTTTACGTATCGATGGTTTTATTGTGTTACCAGTTCAAAGTATCAATATGTCTATTACAACCTTTGTAGGACAAAATATTGGTGCTAAAAAATATGATCGTGTTAAAAAAGGGGCACGTTGTGCTTTGATAATGTTAGCAATTATTATTTTCGTACTTTGTGTATTTTTATATCTGTTTGGCGAAGCTGCACTTGCCTTGTTTGATAGTACTCCAGAAGTAGTAGCTGCAGGTAGAACATTACAACTTTGTTTTATTCCTTTTTATATTATTTTGCCTATTGTACAAGTATATAGTGGTGTATTATATGGAGCTGGAAAATCTACGATACCAATGTGTTTAACTATTTTTAATTTTGTAATATTAAGACAAATTTATTTATATATTATGGTTCCAATAACGGGATCATTGGCAACCATATTCTATGGTTGGCCCATCACTTGGATTACGTGTGCCATTATGTTTTTAATATATTATCATCGTGTTTCTTGGTTACCCGAAGAATAA
- the dnaG gene encoding DNA primase produces MPRIPDSKLSEIRQSVNIIDVIGAYLPLIKKGQNYVAVCPFHQDNHPSMSVSQERQIYKCFVCGAGGNVFMFLQNYLKITFHQAVLEVAKMSNIDVSEYEYKAPVKEVAKELVPIYDMYEDATNIYHYYLSTDLAKEAKKYLTDRHISDTVIDHFKIGYSLPKQCLVPAFEKKGYDDMDAYRSGLIVEGKYKRDRFVDRIMFPIHNSEGKVVAFSGRVFDKNSDQAKYINSSESQVFVKGEVLYNYHRCIDAVRHANHIYICEGFMDVIALYRVGINQAIATMGTAFTKRHIQLLKRLTKNIRLCMDGDNAGQTATYKMGELLKKEGFDVTVINLRDRYDPDEVLEKYGKDELLSNLELTMPFLQFQLNYLQNNCNFENYDDKKQFTTSAMKLISTLEDPIDYEHYLSIVMKITGFSASTLQSLAPFVQKPIMQDIVLPVMAPRQVINKYQRAERDLLHYMMEDKFVCDIYVKKVQIMHNVEYNLIANLITSYYKRNGVMEVSDFINSIENQSAVQTILEVSQLNIPSLSEFDTQPDQKHKIIDGYVETLKGYGAMLRKEKEESLLLNTKSTEEQIKILEQILTNKEELYEANDDTKPKIN; encoded by the coding sequence ATGCCAAGAATACCAGATAGTAAGCTTTCAGAAATCAGACAAAGTGTTAATATTATCGATGTAATCGGAGCATATTTGCCTCTAATTAAAAAAGGACAAAATTATGTTGCTGTATGTCCTTTTCATCAAGATAATCATCCATCGATGTCTGTTTCTCAAGAAAGACAAATTTATAAATGCTTTGTTTGTGGAGCTGGTGGAAATGTTTTTATGTTTTTACAAAATTATCTTAAAATCACTTTTCATCAAGCAGTTTTAGAAGTTGCTAAAATGTCAAATATTGATGTTAGTGAATATGAATACAAGGCACCAGTAAAAGAAGTGGCAAAAGAATTGGTTCCTATTTATGATATGTATGAGGATGCAACTAATATTTATCATTATTATTTAAGTACTGATTTAGCGAAGGAAGCTAAAAAGTATTTAACTGATCGTCACATTAGTGATACTGTTATTGATCATTTTAAAATTGGTTATTCATTACCAAAACAATGTCTTGTTCCTGCTTTTGAAAAAAAAGGTTATGACGATATGGATGCATATCGTTCAGGATTAATTGTAGAAGGTAAATATAAACGTGATCGTTTTGTCGATCGGATTATGTTTCCCATTCACAATAGTGAAGGGAAAGTAGTTGCTTTTAGTGGTCGTGTTTTTGATAAAAATAGTGATCAAGCAAAATATATTAATTCTAGTGAATCACAAGTATTTGTGAAAGGGGAAGTGCTTTATAATTATCATCGTTGTATTGATGCAGTAAGGCATGCTAATCATATTTATATTTGTGAAGGTTTTATGGATGTTATTGCATTATATCGAGTTGGAATAAACCAAGCTATTGCAACAATGGGGACAGCTTTTACAAAACGTCATATCCAATTATTAAAACGTCTTACTAAAAATATTCGTTTATGCATGGATGGTGATAATGCTGGACAAACTGCTACATATAAGATGGGTGAGTTATTAAAAAAAGAAGGTTTTGATGTAACGGTTATTAATTTAAGAGATCGTTATGACCCAGATGAAGTATTAGAAAAATATGGCAAAGATGAATTGTTAAGTAACTTAGAATTAACAATGCCATTTCTACAATTTCAATTAAATTATCTTCAAAATAATTGTAATTTTGAAAACTATGATGATAAAAAACAATTTACTACTAGTGCAATGAAACTAATTTCAACATTAGAAGATCCTATTGATTATGAACACTATTTATCAATTGTAATGAAAATAACAGGATTTTCTGCAAGTACATTACAATCTTTAGCACCTTTTGTACAAAAACCTATTATGCAAGATATTGTTTTGCCAGTAATGGCTCCAAGACAAGTTATTAATAAGTATCAAAGGGCAGAAAGAGATTTATTGCATTATATGATGGAAGATAAATTTGTTTGTGATATCTATGTAAAAAAAGTTCAAATAATGCATAATGTGGAATATAACTTAATTGCTAATCTAATTACTTCTTACTATAAACGAAATGGAGTAATGGAAGTTTCTGACTTTATAAATAGTATTGAAAATCAAAGTGCTGTTCAAACTATTTTAGAAGTTTCTCAATTAAATATTCCCTCATTAAGTGAATTTGATACACAACCTGATCAAAAACATAAAATTATTGATGGTTATGTAGAAACTTTAAAAGGATATGGAGCTATGCTCCGTAAAGAAAAAGAAGAAAGTCTATTATTAAATACAAAGAGTACAGAAGAGCAAATTAAGATTTTAGAACAAATATTAACGAATAAAGAGGAATTGTATGAAGCTAATGATGATACAAAACCTAAGATTAATTAA
- the rpoD gene encoding RNA polymerase sigma factor RpoD, translating to MKKTKKVEAVSFDDLKALIVEEAKKDGNRLSQDSLDNYLSNYDLSDDLAEELLSFINDNKIDINNDMDDMDIDDEALLIDVPTIGELDLELDSSLDDNTPDLDFAGDFDMMTTDTMDMYQTKSDDIEYEDTQLGSNVKINDPVKMYLKEIGRVELLTQDQEIELAKKILEGDTFAKKELAAANLRLVVSIAKRYVGRGMLFLDLIQEGNMGLIKAVEKFDYTKGFKFSTYATWWIRQAITRAIADQARTIRIPVHMVETINKLTRIQRQLIQELGREPTAEEIAEKMDGMTPEKVREIQKISLEPVSLETPIGEEDDSHLGDFIEDEGAMSPDDYAANELLKDELNDVLLELTDREEKVLRLRFGLDDGRNRTLEEVGKEFNVTRERIRQIEAKALRKLKHPSRSKRLKDFLNR from the coding sequence ATGAAAAAAACAAAAAAAGTAGAAGCTGTTAGTTTTGATGACTTAAAAGCATTAATAGTGGAAGAAGCAAAAAAAGATGGAAATCGTCTTTCTCAAGATTCTTTAGATAATTATTTATCAAATTATGATTTATCAGATGATTTAGCAGAAGAATTATTATCATTTATTAATGATAATAAAATTGATATTAATAATGATATGGATGATATGGATATTGATGATGAAGCTCTACTAATTGATGTTCCTACCATTGGAGAATTAGATTTAGAATTAGATAGCTCTTTAGATGATAATACACCAGATTTAGATTTTGCTGGTGATTTTGATATGATGACTACAGATACAATGGATATGTATCAAACAAAGTCAGATGATATTGAATATGAAGATACACAATTAGGTAGTAATGTAAAAATTAATGATCCTGTTAAAATGTATTTAAAAGAAATTGGTCGTGTTGAGTTATTAACGCAAGATCAAGAAATTGAATTAGCGAAAAAAATTCTTGAAGGAGATACTTTTGCTAAAAAAGAATTAGCTGCAGCAAATTTACGTTTGGTTGTTTCTATTGCAAAGCGTTATGTTGGTAGAGGAATGTTGTTCTTAGATTTAATTCAAGAAGGTAATATGGGGCTTATTAAAGCAGTAGAGAAATTTGATTATACAAAAGGATTTAAGTTTTCAACTTATGCAACATGGTGGATTCGTCAAGCAATTACTAGAGCAATTGCAGATCAAGCAAGAACGATTCGTATACCAGTTCATATGGTAGAAACTATTAACAAATTAACACGTATTCAAAGACAATTAATTCAAGAGTTAGGAAGAGAACCTACTGCTGAAGAAATTGCTGAAAAAATGGATGGAATGACTCCAGAAAAAGTTCGTGAAATTCAAAAAATATCGTTAGAACCAGTTTCATTAGAAACACCAATTGGAGAAGAAGATGATAGTCATTTAGGAGATTTCATTGAAGATGAAGGAGCTATGTCACCTGATGATTATGCTGCTAATGAGTTATTAAAAGATGAATTAAATGATGTATTATTAGAATTAACTGACCGTGAAGAAAAAGTATTACGTCTTCGTTTTGGATTAGATGATGGTAGAAATAGAACGTTAGAAGAAGTGGGAAAAGAGTTTAATGTAACACGTGAGCGTATTAGACAAATTGAAGCAAAAGCTTTACGCAAATTAAAACACCCATCTAGATCAAAACGTCTAAAAGATTTCTTAAATCGCTAA
- a CDS encoding tRNA (adenine(22)-N(1))-methyltransferase, with the protein MKLSKRLQLLADVIQKHLQGNTLADIGSDHAYLPSYLVKEGIIKKAYACDITEGPIQSAKETIHYYGLDDQVFAIMGPGLLPIIHKHVDMIAIAGMGAYLISDILQEHLDYAKKVPVLFLQPNANVDHLRSYLFQNGFTIMDEEMVKDGNHIYEVLVVSYAGNKGAVYSVNDIEFGPVLKRECSPLFKEKWRKQSDVYKKIQSTLHQEHPKYIELQDKIKRIEGVLNDC; encoded by the coding sequence ATGAAATTATCAAAAAGGTTACAATTATTAGCTGATGTAATACAAAAACACTTACAGGGAAATACTTTAGCAGATATTGGTAGTGATCATGCTTATTTACCTAGCTATTTAGTAAAAGAAGGTATTATTAAAAAAGCATATGCTTGTGATATCACAGAAGGTCCGATTCAATCTGCCAAAGAAACAATTCATTATTATGGACTTGATGATCAAGTGTTTGCAATCATGGGTCCTGGTTTGTTACCAATCATCCATAAGCATGTTGATATGATTGCTATTGCAGGGATGGGAGCTTATTTGATAAGTGATATTCTGCAAGAACATTTAGATTATGCAAAGAAAGTACCAGTTTTGTTTTTACAACCAAATGCGAATGTCGATCATTTACGTAGTTATCTTTTCCAAAATGGTTTTACCATTATGGATGAAGAAATGGTAAAAGATGGAAATCATATTTATGAAGTATTAGTAGTTAGTTATGCAGGTAATAAAGGGGCAGTTTATAGTGTGAATGATATTGAGTTTGGTCCTGTTTTAAAAAGAGAATGTAGCCCATTATTCAAAGAAAAATGGAGAAAACAATCGGATGTTTATAAAAAGATCCAATCTACTCTACATCAAGAACATCCTAAATATATTGAATTACAAGATAAAATAAAAAGAATAGAAGGTGTTCTAAATGATTGCTAA
- a CDS encoding alpha/beta fold hydrolase has translation MKNSGTFTSCTNTHLYYDLYVPQIFIRPRGIVQIHHGLGEYRDRYINFAKFLRQEGYIVVIIDFPGHGTSLYQFEQGYFGEGMIQDTLVKDIHHVLMTTKEAYPDLPYFIIGNQFSTLVVRQYLSLYGEFVEGAILISPGHFHDYKTFCRYVKISEMLKGNMYRSKRVKRILDYQFNQELQGDSNTANYLTGDIEELDAYLEDPMTNFVYTNKAYHQIIQLSKLVNSASYFQNVIHDVSIYFISGKFDNFGKEGKVAKQLFEKYKKAGVIDVDFQTFDSKRQDLLHEVNKSEVYENILAWLNARTFM, from the coding sequence ATGAAAAACAGTGGAACATTTACATCGTGCACAAATACACATTTATATTATGATTTATACGTTCCACAGATCTTTATTAGACCCCGTGGTATTGTTCAAATTCACCATGGTTTAGGTGAATATCGAGATCGATATATTAATTTTGCAAAATTTTTAAGACAAGAAGGTTATATTGTAGTGATTATTGATTTTCCTGGTCATGGAACATCCTTATATCAATTTGAACAAGGCTATTTTGGAGAAGGAATGATTCAAGATACGCTTGTTAAAGATATTCATCATGTTTTGATGACAACAAAAGAAGCTTATCCTGATTTGCCTTATTTCATCATAGGTAACCAGTTTTCAACACTTGTTGTAAGACAATATTTAAGTCTTTATGGGGAATTTGTTGAAGGAGCTATCTTAATTTCTCCGGGACATTTTCATGATTATAAGACATTTTGTCGCTATGTTAAGATTAGTGAAATGTTAAAAGGAAATATGTATCGTAGTAAAAGAGTAAAGAGAATATTAGATTATCAGTTTAATCAAGAGTTACAAGGGGATTCTAATACAGCTAATTATTTAACTGGTGATATAGAAGAATTGGATGCTTATTTAGAAGATCCAATGACAAATTTTGTTTATACCAATAAAGCTTATCATCAAATTATTCAATTATCAAAGTTGGTAAATTCGGCCAGTTATTTCCAAAATGTTATTCATGATGTTTCCATTTATTTTATAAGCGGAAAATTTGATAACTTTGGTAAAGAAGGAAAAGTAGCAAAACAATTATTTGAAAAATATAAAAAAGCAGGAGTCATTGATGTAGACTTCCAAACATTTGATAGTAAAAGACAAGACTTATTACATGAGGTAAATAAAAGTGAAGTATATGAAAATATATTAGCTTGGCTAAATGCACGTACCTTTATGTAA
- a CDS encoding glycine--tRNA ligase translates to MAKKEMDIIVNHAKASGFVYQGSEIYDGLANTWDYGPLGVEMKNNIKRLWWKRFIQESPLNVGLDSAIFMNPRVWEASGHVGGFSDPLIDCKSCKTRHRADKLIEEHDENVHSEGWSNEETMDYIRKVGIVCPKCGKQDFTDVRQFKLMFETHMGVIEDAKDVVYLRPETAQGIFVNFKNIQRTSRKKVPFGIGQIGKSFRNEITPGNFIFRTREFEQMELEFFCKPDTDLEWFEYWRSQCHLFLMDLGLNSENVRFRDHEKEELSFYSKATSDIEYAYPFGWGELWGIADRTNYDLSRHMEFSKKSLEYLDPETNEKYIPYVIEPSVGADRLFLSVLCDSYQEEELEGGDSRTVMKLHPSVAPYKVAVLPLTKKQSEKATEIYQLLAKEFMCEYDLAGQIGKRYRRQDAIGTPYCVTVDFDTLDDNAVTIRDRDTMEQIRLPIDQLVSYISEKIKF, encoded by the coding sequence ATGGCAAAAAAAGAAATGGACATTATCGTAAATCATGCAAAAGCATCAGGGTTTGTATATCAAGGTTCTGAAATTTATGATGGATTGGCAAACACTTGGGATTATGGTCCTTTAGGTGTTGAAATGAAAAACAATATTAAACGTTTATGGTGGAAACGTTTTATTCAAGAATCACCATTAAATGTAGGGTTAGATTCTGCAATCTTTATGAATCCTAGAGTTTGGGAAGCATCAGGACATGTTGGGGGATTCTCGGATCCTTTGATTGATTGTAAATCATGTAAGACAAGACATCGTGCTGATAAATTAATTGAAGAACATGATGAAAATGTACATAGTGAAGGATGGTCTAATGAAGAAACAATGGACTATATTCGTAAAGTTGGTATTGTTTGTCCAAAATGTGGTAAACAAGATTTCACAGATGTACGTCAGTTTAAATTGATGTTTGAAACACATATGGGAGTGATTGAAGATGCAAAGGATGTTGTTTATTTACGTCCAGAAACGGCGCAAGGAATCTTTGTTAATTTTAAAAATATTCAAAGAACTTCAAGAAAGAAAGTTCCTTTTGGAATTGGACAAATTGGAAAGTCATTTAGAAATGAGATTACTCCAGGTAACTTTATTTTTAGAACAAGAGAATTTGAACAAATGGAATTAGAATTTTTCTGTAAACCAGATACTGATTTAGAATGGTTTGAATATTGGAGAAGCCAATGTCATCTATTCTTAATGGATTTAGGATTAAACTCAGAAAATGTTCGTTTCCGTGATCATGAAAAAGAAGAATTGTCATTCTATTCGAAAGCAACAAGTGATATTGAATATGCATATCCATTTGGTTGGGGTGAATTATGGGGAATTGCTGATCGTACGAATTATGATTTATCTCGTCATATGGAATTTTCTAAAAAAAGTTTAGAATATTTAGATCCTGAAACAAATGAAAAGTATATTCCTTATGTTATTGAACCATCAGTAGGTGCAGATCGTTTATTCTTATCTGTTTTATGTGATAGTTATCAAGAAGAGGAATTAGAAGGTGGAGATTCTAGAACAGTAATGAAATTACATCCTAGTGTAGCACCTTATAAAGTGGCTGTTTTACCTTTAACTAAAAAACAAAGTGAAAAAGCAACGGAAATATATCAGTTATTAGCAAAAGAATTTATGTGTGAATATGATCTAGCTGGTCAAATTGGAAAGAGATATCGTCGTCAAGATGCTATTGGAACACCATATTGTGTTACTGTTGATTTTGATACATTAGATGATAATGCTGTTACTATTCGTGATCGTGATACGATGGAACAAATTCGTTTACCAATTGATCAATTAGTAAGTTATATTAGTGAAAAAATTAAATTTTAA
- the ltrA gene encoding group II intron reverse transcriptase/maturase, protein METERNELLNQLLSEENMIEAYKQVKRNRGASGIDGMEVTELKEYLEEHGEEIKEEIRTRRYKPSPVRRVEIPKENGGVRLLGIPTVKDRMVQQMIVQVLTPIYEPIFSEHSYGFRPGRNCEMAIIKVLEHMNEGLHWIVDIDLEKFFDNVHHDKLIRLVSQQVKDGDVISLIRKFLRSGIMIDDEYKESTIGTPQGGNLSPLLSNIMLDVLDKELEARGLNFVRYADDVQILVGSQKAANRVIENVSRYIEKKLGLKVNMTKSKVNKPEGTKYLGFGFYYDKLQKTYKAKPHKLSVEKLKRKLKQLTSRNWGVSMDYRLLKIKQLIVGWVNYFRIASFKKVCKQIDAHTRFRLRMCIWKRWKRIGTKYRALIKLGVNKYKAWEWANSRKAYARVAMSYIMCRTVTNDRLKKRGLVSLLDQYQLKHILV, encoded by the coding sequence ATGGAAACAGAAAGAAATGAATTACTTAATCAACTGCTTAGTGAAGAAAATATGATAGAAGCATATAAGCAAGTCAAACGAAATAGAGGAGCTAGTGGAATAGATGGTATGGAAGTAACTGAGTTAAAGGAATACCTAGAAGAACACGGCGAAGAAATTAAAGAAGAGATAAGAACAAGGAGATATAAACCTAGTCCGGTAAGAAGGGTAGAAATACCAAAAGAGAATGGTGGAGTAAGATTACTTGGAATACCAACAGTAAAAGATAGAATGGTACAACAAATGATAGTGCAAGTATTAACACCAATCTATGAACCAATATTTAGTGAACATAGCTATGGGTTCAGACCGGGTAGAAACTGTGAAATGGCAATCATAAAAGTGTTAGAGCACATGAATGAAGGATTGCATTGGATAGTAGATATTGACTTAGAGAAATTCTTTGATAATGTTCACCATGATAAACTAATTCGACTAGTGAGTCAACAGGTAAAAGATGGTGATGTAATATCCCTAATTAGAAAATTCCTAAGAAGTGGAATCATGATTGATGACGAATATAAAGAATCAACAATCGGAACGCCACAGGGCGGAAATCTTAGTCCATTATTATCAAATATTATGCTTGATGTGTTGGATAAGGAATTAGAGGCAAGAGGACTTAATTTCGTAAGATATGCAGATGATGTGCAAATATTGGTAGGAAGTCAAAAAGCAGCAAATAGAGTAATAGAGAATGTGAGTAGGTACATAGAAAAGAAACTAGGATTAAAAGTAAATATGACAAAAAGCAAAGTCAACAAACCAGAGGGTACAAAATACCTAGGGTTTGGATTTTACTATGATAAACTTCAAAAGACCTATAAAGCGAAACCACATAAACTTTCTGTAGAAAAACTGAAAAGAAAACTGAAGCAACTTACAAGCCGGAATTGGGGAGTGAGCATGGACTACAGACTACTAAAGATAAAGCAATTGATAGTAGGATGGGTCAACTACTTTAGAATAGCGAGTTTTAAGAAAGTGTGCAAACAAATAGATGCACATACACGGTTTAGACTTAGAATGTGCATATGGAAACGATGGAAAAGAATAGGTACAAAATACAGAGCACTAATAAAACTAGGAGTAAACAAATATAAAGCATGGGAATGGGCGAATAGCAGAAAAGCATACGCACGAGTTGCCATGTCATATATCATGTGTAGAACGGTAACGAACGATAGACTAAAGAAAAGAGGTCTAGTATCACTACTAGACCAGTATCAGTTAAAACATATTTTAGTATAA
- a CDS encoding Cof-type HAD-IIB family hydrolase, whose amino-acid sequence MEKKIIFFDIDGTLVYEENGIERIREKTKEAIALTRKKGNYVFLCTGRSKPEVYDFIWDLGIDGLIGAGGGYVEILGEVLYHHCFSKQDVLNVLDYFEKYNFDYYLESNGGLFASKNLVERLEFLIYGDYHHDIDAKKRKESKSSHFINALQTNQTMLRNDITKICFLENTNVSFEKIIQQFSNHFTIHHCTVPIFGNNSGELSLLDINKAKAIHDTLVYLGINKENTFAFGDGLNDIEMLEYCHTGIAMGNAKEKLKEIADEVCACSHEDGIYETMLKYKLC is encoded by the coding sequence ATGGAAAAGAAAATAATATTTTTTGATATTGATGGTACCCTTGTCTATGAAGAAAATGGAATAGAAAGGATAAGAGAAAAAACAAAAGAAGCAATTGCTCTAACTAGAAAAAAAGGGAATTACGTATTTTTATGTACTGGTCGTTCTAAACCTGAAGTTTATGACTTTATTTGGGATTTGGGTATTGATGGCTTGATAGGTGCTGGTGGTGGATATGTTGAAATACTAGGAGAAGTTTTATATCACCATTGTTTTTCAAAACAGGATGTTTTAAATGTACTAGATTATTTTGAAAAGTATAACTTTGATTATTATTTAGAATCAAATGGTGGATTGTTTGCTAGTAAGAATTTAGTGGAAAGACTGGAGTTTCTTATTTATGGAGATTATCATCATGATATAGATGCTAAAAAAAGAAAAGAATCAAAAAGTAGTCATTTTATTAATGCATTACAAACGAATCAAACCATGTTACGTAATGATATAACAAAAATATGTTTTTTAGAAAATACGAATGTTTCTTTTGAAAAAATAATACAACAGTTTTCAAATCATTTTACAATTCATCATTGTACTGTTCCAATCTTTGGTAATAATAGTGGTGAGCTTTCTTTATTAGATATTAATAAAGCAAAAGCTATTCATGATACGCTTGTTTATTTAGGCATTAATAAAGAAAATACTTTTGCTTTTGGTGATGGATTAAATGATATTGAAATGCTTGAATATTGTCATACCGGAATAGCAATGGGTAATGCAAAAGAAAAGTTAAAAGAAATTGCAGATGAAGTTTGTGCTTGTAGTCATGAAGATGGCATATATGAAACTATGTTAAAATATAAATTATGCTAA
- a CDS encoding Nif3-like dinuclear metal center hexameric protein, which yields MIAKDIMNYLETYFPLDLQLSFDKCGLQVGNLNQEVDKVMVSLNCDQQTIDSAIAQNCSMLISHHPLLLDKHDAIDTSVSFGKFVEKAIKNDIVVCSLHTCLDRGMNGISMNDWLISLYDVHHIECYDEVQIGKKAILKTPMMFDDFLTKTKEVFQINTLKVAGRKDKLIERIGICGGSGSDEITACKGQVDAFITGDTKYHHGQFAYENDIVFIDVGHHVEVIVEKELIKILKNLPIQVLSMDSQDYFEYK from the coding sequence ATGATTGCTAAAGACATCATGAATTACTTAGAAACATATTTTCCACTAGATTTACAATTATCTTTTGATAAATGTGGGTTACAAGTAGGAAATTTAAATCAAGAAGTAGATAAAGTAATGGTTTCCTTAAACTGTGATCAACAAACAATAGATAGTGCAATAGCACAAAATTGTTCAATGCTTATCTCTCATCATCCTTTATTATTAGATAAACACGATGCTATTGATACATCTGTTTCTTTTGGTAAATTTGTTGAAAAAGCAATAAAAAATGATATCGTAGTATGTAGTTTGCATACTTGTTTAGATCGTGGTATGAATGGTATTTCGATGAATGACTGGTTGATTTCTTTATATGATGTGCATCATATAGAATGTTATGATGAAGTTCAAATAGGAAAAAAAGCGATTTTAAAAACACCAATGATGTTTGATGATTTTCTAACTAAAACAAAAGAAGTATTTCAAATTAATACTTTAAAAGTAGCAGGTAGAAAAGATAAATTGATTGAAAGAATTGGTATTTGTGGTGGTAGTGGTAGTGATGAAATAACTGCTTGTAAAGGACAAGTAGATGCTTTTATTACAGGTGATACTAAATATCATCATGGACAATTTGCTTATGAAAACGATATTGTATTCATTGATGTTGGACATCATGTTGAAGTTATTGTTGAAAAAGAGTTAATAAAAATATTAAAAAACTTACCAATTCAAGTATTATCAATGGATAGTCAAGATTATTTTGAATATAAATAG